Sequence from the Cuniculiplasma divulgatum genome:
TTTTTGGCACCCTGATCTTTCCCCCCGATTGCGCATCCAGGTTAACCTTCAGAAGATCACTTTTCAGGGGATTGGATTGCTCGTGGGACCATGCAGTTCTCATGTACTCATATGTGAGGAAATTCTGTGCATAGGCTGCCAGATGCAGCTCGGCCGTCATTGTTACGCCCGAGGAGCTTCCCGTGTGAGGTGCGTATGGGATGCCGTAGGCTCTGGCCATCGACAATATGTTCCTCACTTCAGTGAATCCCCCGGCACGCCCAACATTTGGCTGGATGATGTCTATATTCCCGGATGTTATAAGATCCCTGAACCCATATTTCGTGAATTCTGATTCTCCTGCAGCTATTGGTATATCCAATTTCTGCGTGAGTTCATGATATCCTGGCATGTTGTCAGGCGGTATTGGCTCTTCAAACCAGAACACGTCATATTTCTCAAATATTCTTCCTAGCTTCAGTGCTGAATTGACTGTATATCCGGAATTGGCATCCACCATGATTGTAAGATCATCACCATATTCTTGCCGAAGCAGCTTGACAGCCAGCGCATCCTCTTCCACGCCTCTGCCTATCTTCAGCTTCACCTGAGTGAACCCCTCGTTAAGGATGTTCTTCACCTCCTGCACTACCTCCTTGGGCTTCCTGAATCTAATGGACGAAGCATAGCACTGTATGTCATCGCGGAACTTCCCTCCAAGCAGGTTATAGATAGGGAGTTTGAGCGTTTTACCCATGAGATCCCAGATGGCCATATCGACACCGCTGATGG
This genomic interval carries:
- a CDS encoding mandelate racemase/muconate lactonizing enzyme family protein gives rise to the protein MQELKITGVEVLNLVVPITDLTTPPESLPYYQELKSIVFGSYKSVIVKVTGDNGLTGIGECMTRLAPEALKSIIMDVLTPIIAGKNAFDYEFLWEEMYATMKQRGHYKGYMIEAISGVDMAIWDLMGKTLKLPIYNLLGGKFRDDIQCYASSIRFRKPKEVVQEVKNILNEGFTQVKLKIGRGVEEDALAVKLLRQEYGDDLTIMVDANSGYTVNSALKLGRIFEKYDVFWFEEPIPPDNMPGYHELTQKLDIPIAAGESEFTKYGFRDLITSGNIDIIQPNVGRAGGFTEVRNILSMARAYGIPYAPHTGSSSGVTMTAELHLAAYAQNFLTYEYMRTAWSHEQSNPLKSDLLKVNLDAQSGGKIRVPKTEGLGIDLNEATVKKYLVS